Proteins co-encoded in one uncultured Bacteroides sp. genomic window:
- the ricT gene encoding regulatory iron-sulfur-containing complex subunit RicT: protein MDYKLHNGSGKLCCKGCSRQDNKLNTYDWLADIPGSGNESDLVEVQFKNTRKGYYQNSNGLKLEKGDIVAVESTPGHDIGTVTLTGRLVPLQMSKTGFKPNAEIKRVYRKVKAVDMEKYEEAKAKEHDTMIRSRQIAKNLDLNMKIGDVEYQGDGNKAIFYYIADERVDFRQLIKVLAETFRVRIEMKQIGARQEAGRIGGIGPCGRELCCATWMTNFVSVSTSAARLQDISLNPQKLAGQCAKLKCCMNYEVDTYVEAQKRLPSREIELETKDGAFYFFKADILSNQISYSTDKNFAANLVTISGKRAFEVINLNRKGIKPDSLHESEKKPEPQKPTDLLEQESLTRFDKRKGGNESRNARRNEGGNRNRNENRNRPDKAVRDENENKSNSETVNRNEGENRPENRNRQISRNRPENVSRKENTNNSNKENVNKNESENKNESGNTNRNRRRKRPSNRPQQRDDKPQSEKE from the coding sequence ATGGATTATAAATTACATAACGGAAGCGGGAAATTATGCTGTAAAGGCTGCTCCCGACAAGATAATAAACTGAACACTTACGACTGGCTGGCCGACATTCCGGGAAGTGGTAATGAAAGTGACCTGGTAGAAGTTCAGTTTAAAAATACACGTAAAGGGTATTATCAAAACAGCAACGGATTAAAACTGGAAAAAGGAGACATCGTTGCCGTGGAATCAACTCCCGGACACGATATAGGAACAGTAACGCTTACAGGAAGACTGGTTCCTTTACAAATGTCGAAAACCGGATTTAAACCAAACGCCGAAATCAAACGTGTATATCGCAAAGTAAAAGCGGTAGACATGGAGAAATATGAAGAGGCAAAAGCAAAAGAGCACGACACAATGATTCGCTCAAGGCAAATTGCAAAAAATCTGGATCTCAATATGAAGATCGGCGATGTGGAATATCAGGGAGACGGTAACAAAGCTATTTTTTATTACATTGCAGACGAACGTGTTGACTTCCGCCAGCTAATAAAAGTACTAGCTGAGACATTCCGAGTACGAATTGAGATGAAGCAGATTGGAGCAAGACAGGAAGCCGGCAGAATTGGTGGAATCGGTCCTTGCGGAAGAGAGCTATGTTGTGCTACATGGATGACAAATTTTGTGTCTGTATCTACCAGTGCGGCAAGGTTACAGGATATCTCACTGAATCCTCAGAAGCTGGCCGGACAATGTGCCAAATTAAAATGCTGCATGAATTATGAAGTAGACACTTATGTGGAAGCACAAAAGCGTTTACCTTCAAGAGAGATAGAGCTGGAGACAAAAGATGGTGCGTTTTATTTCTTTAAAGCTGATATATTAAGTAATCAGATATCATATTCAACTGATAAGAATTTCGCAGCCAACCTAGTCACTATCTCGGGAAAAAGAGCCTTTGAGGTGATTAATCTCAATCGTAAAGGCATCAAGCCTGACAGTTTGCACGAATCAGAGAAGAAACCAGAACCGCAAAAACCGACAGACCTACTAGAGCAGGAAAGTCTTACTCGTTTTGATAAACGAAAAGGAGGGAATGAAAGCCGGAATGCCAGAAGAAATGAAGGTGGAAACAGGAACAGAAATGAGAACAGAAACAGACCTGACAAAGCCGTCCGAGATGAGAATGAAAACAAGAGCAATAGCGAAACGGTAAACAGAAATGAAGGCGAAAACAGACCTGAAAACAGAAACAGACAAATAAGCAGAAACAGACCTGAAAACGTCTCCAGGAAAGAGAATACAAACAATAGCAACAAAGAGAACGTAAACAAGAACGAAAGCGAGAACAAGAATGAGAGTGGAAACACAAATAGAAACAGACGTAGAAAAAGACCCA